In one Sander lucioperca isolate FBNREF2018 chromosome 7, SLUC_FBN_1.2, whole genome shotgun sequence genomic region, the following are encoded:
- the LOC116040162 gene encoding charged multivesicular body protein 4b-like isoform X2: MPLFGKLCSGGGKARKMACPCQLTEMEKLPEREEMLMNKKDFLMTKIDQELLVAKKNSIRNRRVALQALRRKKCHEKHIKYIDCALKAMRDILNEMNDLIKDITEEHDPTLDMSDTLHTSGSLGVEFDEDELLAELERLVKNLDLSLFEKDKPEERVPFFKVLSPASPSQPAKTDEDEIEDDLEYLQRWAN; encoded by the exons ATGCCTTTGTTTGGTAAGCTGTGTAGTGGAGGAGGAAAGGCGAGAAAGATGGCCTGCCCCTGCCAACTAACGGAGATGGAGAAACTCcccgagagagaggagatgctGATGAACAAGAAAGACTTTCTGATGACAAAGATCGACCAGGAACTGCTGGTGGCCAAGAAAAACAGCATCAGGAACAGAAGAG TGGCTCTGCAGGCGCTGAGAAGAAAGAAGTGCCATGAGAAACACATCAAGTACATTGACTGTGCTCTTAAGGCCATGAG AGATATTCTCAACGAGATGAATGACCTGATCAAGGACATTACAGAGGAGCACGATCCGACTCTAGACATGTCAGACACCCTCCACACATCTGGGAGCCTTGGAGTGGAATTTGATGAG gatGAGCTACTGGCAGAGCTGGAGAGGCTGGTGAAGAATCTGGATCTTAGTCTCTTTGAGAAGGACAAACCAGAAGAGAGAGTGCCTTTTTTCAAAGTGTTGTCCCCTGCATCACCTTCCCAACCTG CCAAGACGGACGAAGATGAGATTGAAGATGATTTAGAGTATCTGCAGCGCTGGGCGAATTAA
- the chmp1a gene encoding charged multivesicular body protein 1a, translating to MEDTLFQLKFTSKQLERLAKKAEKESEKEQAKVKKALQQKNVDCARVYAENAIRKKNEGLNWLRMASRVDAVASKVQTAVTMKGVTKNMGQVTKALDRALNSMDLQKVSAVMDKFETQVQNLDVHTSVMEDSMSSAMTLTTPQEQVDSLIHQIAEESGLEVMDQLSQLPAGATSVGAESSRSQEREDQLSRRLAALRN from the exons ATGGAGG ACACACTCTTCCAGTTAAAG TTCACTTCTAAGCAGCTTGAGAGACTGGCCAAGAAGGCAGAGAAGGAGTCGGAAAAGGAGCAGGCCAAGGTTAAGAAG GCGTTGCAACAGAAGAATGTGGATTGTGCCAGAGTGTATGCAGAAAATGCCATCCGGAAAAAAAACGAAGGTCTCAATTGGCTGCGCATGGCGTCTCGAGTCGACGCGGTGGCCTCCAAAGTCCAGACTGCTGTCACCATGAAGGGA GTGACCAAAAACATGGGCCAGGTGACCAAAGCTCTGGACAGAGCTCTGAACTCCATGGATCTCCAAAAGGTCTCTGCCGTCATGGATAAGTTTGAAACCCAAGTCCAGAACCTCGACGTCCACACCTCA GTGATGGAGGATTCCATGAGCTCGGCAATGACCCTGACCACGCCTCAGGAACAGGTGGACAGCTTGATCCACCAAATAGCAGAGGAGAGCGGCCTGGAGGTGATGGACCAGCTCAGCCAGCTGCCTGCAGGAGCCACCTCGGTGGGTGCAGAGAGCTCTCGGAGCCAGGAGAGGGAAGACCAGCTGTCTCGACG GTTGGCTGCTTTGCGGAACTGA
- the cdk10 gene encoding cyclin-dependent kinase 10, translating into MDTVGEDEQDPIRLKSIKNNKTFTVPRNDRFGSCRSVREFEKFNRIGEGTYGIVYRARDTKSDEIVALKKVRMDKEKDGIPISSLREITLLLRLRHPNIVELKEVVVGSQLESLFLVMSYCEQDLASLLENMQTPFSEAQVKCIILQLLRGLEYLHHNFIIHRDLKVSNLLMTDNGCVKIADFGLARMYGIPQQPMTPRVVTLWYRAPELLLGTKTQTTALDMWAVGCILAELLAHKPLLPGTSEIQQVDLIVQLLGTPNENIWPGFSLLPLIGQYSLRKQPYNNLKNKFTWLSEAGHRLLNLLFMYHPQRRATAKDSLESSYFKEKPLPCEPDLMPTFPHHRNKRAAPLAESHSKRSKV; encoded by the exons ATGGACACTGTGGGAGAGGACGAACAGGACCCTATAAGGCTCAAGTCTATCaagaacaataaaacatttacaGTGCCTCGAAATGACAGG TTTGGGAGCTGCAGAAGTGTTCGAGAGTTTGAGAAATTTAACCGCATCGGAGAAGGAACTTACGGTATTGTGT ACCGAGCGCGAGACACCAAGTCGGATGAGATTGTAGCGTTGAAGAAGGTCCGGATGGACAAAGAGAAAGATG GGATCCCCATCAGTAGCCTCAGAGAGATCACCCTGCTGCTGAGGCTGAGACATCCCAACATAGTGGAGCTGAAAGAAGTGGTTGTTGGCAGTCAACTGGAGAG tctgtttctgGTGATGAGTTACTGCGAACAGGATCTGGCCAGTCTGCTGGAAAACATGCAGACACCGTTCTCTGAGGCTCAG GTAAAGTGTATCATCCTTCAGTTGCTCAGAGGCTTGGAGTATCTCCACCACAACTTCATCATACACAG GGACCTGAAGGTGTCTAATCTGCTGATGACGGACAACGGCTGCGTTAAGATTG CTGATTTTGGGTTGGCCCGGATGTACGGCATCCCCCAGCAGCCCATGACGCCTCGAGTGGTCACACTGTG GTACAGAGCTCCAGAGCTCCTCCTAGGGACCAAGACCCAGACTACAGCTCTGGACATGTG GGCCGTGGGCTGTATCCTGGCTGAGCTGCTGGCTCACAAGCCTCTGCTGCCCGGGACCTCTGAGATCCAGCAGGTGGACCTGATCGTCCAGCTGTTGGGAACACCCAATGAAAACATCTGGCCG ggttttTCTCTGCTGCCCCTCATCGGCCAGTACAGTCTGAGGAAGCAGCCGTACAACAACCTGAAGAACAAATTCACGTGGCTGTCTGAAGCTGGACACAGACTGCTCAACCTGCTCTTCATGTACCACCCACAGCGCAG AGCTACTGCCAAAGATAGTTTGGAGAGTTCCTACTTCAAAGAGAAACCTCTAC CCTGTGAACCAGACCTGATGCCAACCTTCCCCCACCACCGCAACAAGCGGGCTGCTCCTCTGGCAGAGAGCCACTCCAAACGGAGCAAAGTGTGA
- the LOC116040162 gene encoding charged multivesicular body protein 4b-like isoform X1, which yields MPLFGKLCSGGGKARKMACPCQLTEMEKLPEREEMLMNKKDFLMTKIDQELLVAKKNSIRNRRVALQALRRKKCHEKHIKYIDCALKAMRSAHENIDILNEMNDLIKDITEEHDPTLDMSDTLHTSGSLGVEFDEDELLAELERLVKNLDLSLFEKDKPEERVPFFKVLSPASPSQPAKTDEDEIEDDLEYLQRWAN from the exons ATGCCTTTGTTTGGTAAGCTGTGTAGTGGAGGAGGAAAGGCGAGAAAGATGGCCTGCCCCTGCCAACTAACGGAGATGGAGAAACTCcccgagagagaggagatgctGATGAACAAGAAAGACTTTCTGATGACAAAGATCGACCAGGAACTGCTGGTGGCCAAGAAAAACAGCATCAGGAACAGAAGAG TGGCTCTGCAGGCGCTGAGAAGAAAGAAGTGCCATGAGAAACACATCAAGTACATTGACTGTGCTCTTAAGGCCATGAGGTCCGCTCATGAAAATAT AGATATTCTCAACGAGATGAATGACCTGATCAAGGACATTACAGAGGAGCACGATCCGACTCTAGACATGTCAGACACCCTCCACACATCTGGGAGCCTTGGAGTGGAATTTGATGAG gatGAGCTACTGGCAGAGCTGGAGAGGCTGGTGAAGAATCTGGATCTTAGTCTCTTTGAGAAGGACAAACCAGAAGAGAGAGTGCCTTTTTTCAAAGTGTTGTCCCCTGCATCACCTTCCCAACCTG CCAAGACGGACGAAGATGAGATTGAAGATGATTTAGAGTATCTGCAGCGCTGGGCGAATTAA